A section of the Natronolimnobius sp. AArcel1 genome encodes:
- a CDS encoding Cdc6/Cdc18 family protein, whose product MSDSDDLFVRTDPIFVNKELLEISHVPDEGRIVGRDDEIGQLANAVNPAIFGQSPSNVLIYGKTGTGKSLCAKHVSSRLVDTAKEEGTNVTYVYVDCAQDSTETQTVQTIASSVNNDETEIYIPDKGISTATYYKRLWRILDQAYDVVLVILDEIDKLEDDAILMQLSRAGEAGKLTNCKVGVVGISNKIKYRDRMDERVKSSLCEREFVFPPYDANQLNDIMSARSDAFREGVLGEGVIPRAAALAAREHGDARKAIDILRYAGEIAQSSGADMVREEFVVQARERAEVDRFRELIRGSTPHSKYVLQALTVLSLEQNTATDGPEQGFRTTRIYEVYEQICRQEGVDTLSLRRVRDLLKEHAFLDVIEQSRHSGGSAEGSYTEHMLLEDPEVVKNVLADSLE is encoded by the coding sequence ATGTCTGACTCCGACGACCTCTTTGTCCGTACGGATCCAATCTTTGTCAATAAGGAACTCCTAGAGATTAGCCACGTTCCCGATGAGGGTCGTATCGTGGGTCGAGACGACGAAATTGGCCAACTCGCGAATGCAGTTAACCCCGCAATTTTCGGCCAAAGTCCGAGCAACGTCTTGATTTACGGGAAAACAGGGACCGGGAAATCACTGTGTGCGAAACACGTCTCGAGCCGACTTGTCGATACGGCCAAGGAAGAAGGGACGAACGTCACCTACGTATACGTTGATTGTGCGCAGGATAGTACCGAAACCCAAACTGTCCAGACAATCGCTAGCTCAGTGAACAACGACGAGACTGAGATCTACATTCCGGACAAAGGAATCAGTACGGCGACGTACTACAAACGACTCTGGCGAATCCTCGACCAAGCGTACGATGTGGTGCTGGTGATTCTTGACGAGATTGACAAACTCGAGGACGATGCGATTCTCATGCAACTCTCTCGTGCGGGCGAAGCTGGGAAACTCACGAACTGCAAGGTTGGTGTCGTTGGAATTAGTAACAAGATCAAGTATCGAGATCGGATGGACGAGCGCGTTAAATCGAGCCTCTGTGAACGCGAGTTCGTGTTCCCGCCGTATGATGCGAACCAGCTCAACGATATTATGTCCGCCCGGAGTGATGCGTTCCGTGAGGGCGTTCTTGGTGAGGGTGTTATTCCTCGTGCAGCAGCACTCGCTGCTCGAGAGCACGGTGATGCACGCAAGGCAATTGATATTCTTCGGTATGCTGGTGAGATTGCTCAGTCATCGGGCGCTGATATGGTTCGCGAAGAGTTCGTCGTCCAGGCTCGAGAACGGGCCGAAGTCGATCGATTCAGAGAGTTAATCCGTGGTTCGACACCGCATTCGAAATACGTGTTACAGGCACTGACGGTGCTTTCGCTCGAGCAGAATACCGCAACAGACGGTCCGGAACAGGGATTCCGGACAACCCGAATTTACGAAGTTTACGAGCAGATTTGCCGTCAAGAGGGTGTCGACACGCTCTCACTGCGACGCGTACGTGATCTGTTAAAAGAGCATGCGTTTTTGGATGTCATCGAACAGTCTCGCCACAGTGGCGGCAGTGCCGAAGGCAGCTATACGGAACACATGCTTCTCGAGGACCCCGAAGTCGTCAAAAACGTTCTTGCAGACTCTCTCGAGTAA
- a CDS encoding right-handed parallel beta-helix repeat-containing protein, protein MRDAELGDEARRRPTTDSHSATMSTRSRRTFLRGVAVTGATTLGVLSSASSPAAAFHENYDTVVDVVDAGADNTGGDSITPVLEELRADNTAFVFPEGRYSMDSQFRFTGFENIGFFGRDATIVPAPYHEFDGPRFRLFRLGVSYNPGQRLRFEGFDVDQTAAETGIRVIEATIAQDLQVRNITIDGEHDSGTWGPGMFAISDPNGQGVVERFRAPDGGRHADDTPNAGNLWRGPIGIEANTNVGHLEFRDCELGGFPDNGLYAVNEEGTVIIDGGRFANSNGANVRLGGQDSVIRDATVAVNRTRSYDNSQRGIRLENGDNLGISDVDISISSPQSTSHAISVMNTCSQSRVDGASLELRGDDVNHGIVVSPDAGFSHIVDCDIVHETAGGYPLWIRETDKQDRVLVELTDISGEAGVTGAGLRDGIRCGRDNCRFSHVNVDQLGRNGADRNGLVITGDDATVYRSDLHASQYPYVDQGNGNHLRNSTAESATSSLEGVRLYPDIEGPELRENHIGNGIDDLGATDVLAWRNTIS, encoded by the coding sequence ATGCGAGATGCGGAGTTGGGGGATGAGGCGCGGAGGCGACCGACGACGGATTCTCACTCTGCCACGATGTCGACCCGATCTCGGCGGACGTTTTTGCGGGGAGTCGCCGTAACGGGGGCAACGACACTGGGTGTTCTCTCGAGTGCAAGCTCACCAGCAGCAGCGTTTCACGAGAACTACGACACTGTCGTCGATGTCGTCGACGCCGGAGCGGACAACACCGGTGGAGACTCGATTACGCCGGTTCTCGAGGAACTGCGGGCGGATAATACGGCGTTCGTCTTTCCGGAAGGGAGGTACTCTATGGACTCTCAGTTCCGATTTACCGGGTTCGAGAACATCGGCTTTTTCGGACGGGACGCGACGATTGTTCCTGCGCCGTACCACGAGTTCGATGGACCACGGTTCCGCCTGTTTCGGCTCGGCGTTTCGTACAACCCTGGTCAGCGCCTCCGATTCGAGGGATTCGATGTCGATCAGACGGCGGCTGAGACAGGTATCCGCGTCATCGAGGCGACGATTGCACAGGATCTGCAGGTACGCAATATTACAATTGACGGCGAACACGACAGTGGGACGTGGGGTCCGGGCATGTTCGCGATCAGCGATCCGAACGGCCAGGGTGTCGTCGAACGCTTCCGTGCGCCTGATGGCGGCCGCCATGCTGATGACACGCCGAACGCGGGGAATCTCTGGCGCGGCCCAATCGGGATCGAGGCGAATACGAACGTCGGTCACCTCGAGTTTAGAGACTGTGAACTTGGCGGCTTTCCGGATAACGGCTTGTATGCGGTCAACGAGGAGGGAACGGTCATCATCGACGGTGGCCGATTTGCAAACAGCAACGGCGCGAACGTCCGCCTCGGTGGGCAGGACAGCGTCATTCGAGATGCCACCGTCGCTGTTAACCGAACGCGGTCGTACGACAACAGCCAGCGAGGGATTCGCCTCGAGAACGGCGACAACCTCGGGATTTCTGATGTCGATATCTCAATCTCGTCGCCACAGTCGACCAGCCACGCGATTTCGGTAATGAACACGTGCAGTCAGTCACGAGTCGACGGGGCCTCACTCGAACTCCGCGGTGACGATGTCAATCATGGAATCGTCGTCTCGCCTGATGCTGGGTTCTCTCATATCGTCGACTGTGATATCGTCCACGAAACGGCCGGTGGCTACCCGCTGTGGATCCGGGAGACAGACAAACAGGACCGCGTCCTGGTCGAACTCACTGACATTTCCGGTGAGGCTGGCGTCACCGGCGCTGGACTCCGTGACGGCATCCGTTGTGGCCGGGATAACTGTCGATTCAGTCACGTAAACGTCGATCAGCTAGGCCGAAACGGTGCCGACCGCAATGGCCTCGTGATCACCGGTGATGACGCTACTGTCTATAGAAGCGATCTCCATGCGAGTCAGTATCCGTACGTTGACCAGGGCAACGGCAATCACCTCCGGAATTCGACTGCTGAGTCCGCCACTAGTTCTCTCGAGGGTGTCCGACTGTATCCCGATATCGAGGGTCCCGAATTGCGAGAAAACCACATCGGGAACGGAATCGATGATCTCGGTGCTACTGACGTACTGGCGTGGCGCAATACAATCTCGTAG
- a CDS encoding helix-turn-helix domain-containing protein, whose translation MGFIADVRLAHDALPLVPTMKRQPDLTLRREYETTYNGTQMQFISVFGDETDTLEEVLADDATVSAATEVATFGQRSIYRLTIDTHLEIVPGECSECGVFVFTATSTNAAWSVRLYLPDRESLAAIRHWYRDHGVSFRVTKLCDSGVSDEGTYFLTDNQREILLLAYEAGYFDIPRDITQDDLADRLDVTDSAVSQQLRRAISMLIAATLENDRTADTTI comes from the coding sequence ATGGGATTCATTGCAGATGTCCGTCTGGCTCACGACGCGCTTCCGCTGGTCCCGACGATGAAGCGCCAGCCCGATCTCACGCTGAGGCGTGAGTACGAGACGACCTATAATGGCACTCAGATGCAGTTCATTTCCGTCTTCGGTGACGAAACCGACACCCTCGAGGAGGTCCTTGCAGACGATGCGACCGTTTCTGCGGCAACGGAAGTCGCCACGTTTGGACAGCGGTCGATCTATCGGTTGACCATTGACACCCATCTTGAGATCGTCCCGGGCGAGTGTAGCGAGTGTGGCGTATTCGTCTTTACTGCGACGAGCACCAACGCTGCGTGGAGTGTCCGACTGTATCTGCCTGACAGAGAGTCGTTGGCGGCGATTCGACACTGGTACCGCGACCACGGCGTCTCGTTCCGGGTGACAAAGCTGTGTGACTCTGGTGTCTCCGACGAAGGCACGTACTTCTTGACCGACAATCAGCGTGAAATCCTCCTTTTGGCATACGAGGCTGGCTACTTCGATATCCCGCGGGATATCACACAGGATGACCTGGCTGATCGGCTCGACGTGACCGATTCAGCCGTCTCCCAGCAACTTCGGCGGGCCATCTCGATGTTGATTGCAGCCACACTCGAGAACGACCGAACTGCCGACACAACTATCTAA
- a CDS encoding flippase — MNRSLASGIFSVVSAKVIVLIVTAVSTPLLYRFLGASAYGDYAVLLSVFAIYMIFVSSGITDGVRKYLAEDRSVANWQEHVVGFYLRLAIWLGAIGILVMVAATEFGYVSLAFGEDRAVYFYILAILVVTAQFRDYARKTLMGFGLERYSEPLKILDKVGFVVVTIPLAYVGFGVAGALLGHIVASTLVAVVGLALVHSRVSLLSVFLTPTDRFPRTQMLTFNSMSIVLVFLLMSLYHVDILMLQQFRESSDVGNYRAALQIAEFLWFVPLALQTVFVHSTSELWSKNQTWKITDLASRTTRYTFLLTGVMAVGLAALADVAIPLYFGAEAEPAIDPLLLLLPGALGFALARPVLAVSQGNGTLRYPVAATGVAAGVNVVLNILLIPTYGMHGAAIATSIGYGSMFVLHCWSARQVGFDPLADARLGRATLATLFAAVPIFALAATISNPWLALLVVPPVGFVLYLGFALLVGALDLTEPLKILSAFPGPLGSSASTLQTQLEGFGGGSPQNWLQLLLVGVGLSLFASGLAVGVLGIDASVVLP, encoded by the coding sequence ATGAACAGAAGCCTCGCGAGTGGCATCTTCTCGGTCGTCAGCGCGAAGGTCATCGTCTTGATCGTTACTGCCGTCTCGACGCCGCTTCTGTACCGATTCCTCGGCGCGTCGGCCTACGGTGACTACGCGGTCTTGCTCTCGGTGTTTGCCATCTACATGATCTTCGTCAGCTCTGGCATCACCGATGGCGTCCGGAAGTATCTCGCTGAGGACCGCTCCGTCGCCAACTGGCAGGAACACGTCGTCGGCTTTTACCTGCGGCTTGCGATCTGGCTCGGGGCAATCGGCATCCTCGTTATGGTCGCCGCCACCGAGTTCGGTTACGTCTCGCTCGCCTTCGGCGAGGACCGAGCAGTGTACTTCTACATCCTCGCAATCCTCGTCGTGACGGCCCAGTTTCGCGACTATGCCCGAAAGACGCTCATGGGATTCGGCCTCGAGCGCTACTCGGAACCGCTGAAAATCCTGGATAAGGTCGGCTTCGTCGTCGTCACGATTCCGCTGGCATACGTCGGCTTCGGTGTCGCTGGCGCGCTCCTTGGCCACATCGTCGCGAGTACGCTCGTCGCGGTTGTCGGATTGGCGCTCGTCCATAGCCGCGTGTCGCTTCTATCGGTGTTTTTGACGCCGACCGACCGGTTCCCGCGAACGCAGATGCTCACGTTCAATTCGATGAGTATTGTCCTCGTGTTCTTGTTGATGTCGCTGTACCACGTCGACATTCTGATGCTCCAGCAGTTCCGCGAGAGTTCCGACGTTGGGAACTACCGGGCTGCCCTCCAGATTGCCGAGTTCCTCTGGTTCGTCCCGCTGGCGCTGCAGACGGTGTTCGTCCATTCAACGTCTGAACTGTGGTCGAAAAACCAAACCTGGAAGATCACGGATCTCGCATCTCGAACGACTCGGTATACGTTTCTCCTGACAGGCGTCATGGCAGTCGGACTTGCGGCGCTTGCCGATGTTGCGATTCCACTGTACTTCGGCGCTGAGGCTGAGCCGGCTATCGACCCGCTGTTGTTACTCTTGCCCGGCGCGCTTGGGTTTGCCCTCGCCAGGCCGGTTCTGGCTGTCTCACAGGGGAACGGAACGCTTCGCTATCCCGTCGCTGCAACCGGTGTCGCAGCCGGTGTCAACGTCGTCCTCAATATCCTGTTGATCCCGACGTACGGTATGCACGGCGCAGCAATCGCGACCAGTATTGGCTACGGCTCGATGTTCGTCCTCCACTGCTGGAGCGCACGGCAGGTCGGTTTCGACCCGCTCGCAGACGCTCGACTGGGTCGAGCAACACTGGCAACGCTCTTTGCTGCCGTTCCGATCTTCGCGCTTGCCGCTACGATTTCGAATCCGTGGCTCGCTCTCCTCGTCGTCCCACCGGTCGGCTTCGTCCTTTACCTCGGGTTTGCCTTGCTGGTCGGCGCACTCGACCTGACAGAGCCACTCAAGATTCTGTCGGCGTTTCCGGGTCCACTCGGCTCGAGTGCCAGTACACTCCAGACGCAACTCGAGGGTTTCGGGGGTGGCTCTCCGCAAAACTGGC
- a CDS encoding alkaline phosphatase family protein — MTQPNRRDKPVSTRSIDPASSELETLLIGIDAGSLSIFERLFDADRIPTIERLCTEGVSAPLESQIPPWTPSAWPSIYTGVNPGKHGAIGFVGYDGYDWHVTSNDDVHEHSLWTLLDQHDRSSVVVNAPVTHPPDEFDGAVIPGFLGPEDPPCHPEGLLADVRQEIGDYRVYPSYTRDSDSLSTPEKLEEYCRLIGTRGAAFRYLVDEYNPEFGFVQFQKTDTVFHEFDGDEAAVDRVYEETDDQIAAILEHCDPERVFLVSDHGMGPYEGSEFRINEYLRDADYLETTTGGKGMPSWTPMRRRLREGEECETWEPGVAARTLSVMARFGLTASRIRAALERVGLAEFVISHAPGGISRTANEQVDFAQSIAYVRARTELGVRINLEGRDPAGVVSPAAYERIREELIRDLQSVKTPDGEPFFETVAPSERYFHGPHHDATVDIVTIPANFDHMITEQLGGTTDGYFDSAEPWNHKLEGVFVAAGDGIDSDTALDSAHIFDVAPTIMAAMDLPVSDRMDGSVVPVLDSTDAVESISYPSYEDDEISRTEPDADVTERLADLGYME; from the coding sequence ATGACCCAACCAAACCGCCGAGATAAACCTGTATCGACGAGGAGTATCGATCCCGCCTCGAGCGAGCTAGAGACGTTACTTATCGGCATCGACGCGGGCAGCCTGTCGATCTTCGAACGGCTGTTCGATGCGGATCGCATTCCGACGATCGAACGACTCTGTACGGAGGGTGTTTCTGCCCCCCTCGAGTCCCAGATTCCGCCCTGGACACCGAGTGCGTGGCCATCGATCTATACCGGTGTCAACCCCGGAAAGCACGGTGCGATTGGGTTCGTTGGCTACGACGGCTACGATTGGCACGTCACGAGCAACGACGACGTCCATGAGCACTCGCTGTGGACACTGCTCGATCAACACGATCGCTCGAGTGTTGTCGTCAATGCACCCGTTACACACCCACCCGACGAGTTCGATGGCGCGGTGATTCCTGGATTTCTTGGCCCCGAAGATCCACCGTGCCATCCGGAGGGGCTCTTAGCGGACGTCCGCCAGGAAATCGGCGACTATCGTGTCTACCCGAGCTATACACGAGATTCCGACTCGCTATCGACACCGGAAAAACTCGAGGAGTACTGCAGGTTGATCGGAACGCGTGGCGCTGCCTTTCGCTATCTCGTCGACGAGTACAACCCCGAATTCGGGTTCGTCCAGTTCCAGAAGACTGATACGGTCTTTCACGAATTCGACGGCGATGAGGCGGCGGTCGATCGCGTCTATGAGGAAACTGACGACCAGATCGCTGCTATCCTCGAGCATTGCGACCCGGAGCGGGTGTTTCTCGTCAGCGACCACGGGATGGGGCCCTACGAGGGTTCTGAGTTCCGAATCAACGAGTATCTCCGCGATGCGGACTATCTCGAGACGACGACTGGTGGAAAGGGCATGCCTTCGTGGACGCCGATGCGCAGGCGGCTTCGGGAGGGCGAAGAGTGCGAGACGTGGGAGCCCGGTGTCGCCGCACGCACGCTGTCGGTCATGGCTCGTTTTGGCTTGACTGCCAGTCGCATCCGGGCTGCTCTCGAGCGGGTTGGACTGGCTGAATTTGTAATCTCCCATGCCCCGGGAGGGATTTCACGGACGGCAAACGAACAGGTTGACTTTGCTCAGTCGATTGCGTACGTCCGCGCCCGAACGGAACTTGGTGTGCGGATCAACCTTGAGGGTCGGGATCCTGCGGGTGTCGTCTCGCCAGCGGCGTACGAACGGATTCGTGAGGAACTCATCCGCGACTTGCAGTCTGTGAAGACGCCTGATGGCGAGCCATTCTTTGAAACCGTTGCACCGAGTGAGCGCTACTTCCACGGGCCGCACCACGACGCGACGGTCGATATCGTCACCATTCCAGCGAACTTCGATCACATGATAACCGAGCAACTGGGCGGTACGACCGACGGTTATTTCGACTCGGCTGAACCCTGGAATCACAAACTCGAGGGAGTGTTCGTCGCAGCGGGCGATGGCATTGATTCGGATACAGCACTCGACAGCGCCCATATTTTCGACGTTGCGCCGACGATCATGGCTGCGATGGACTTGCCTGTTAGTGACCGAATGGATGGCAGCGTCGTCCCAGTTCTGGACTCGACTGACGCAGTCGAGTCAATCAGCTATCCATCGTACGAGGACGACGAAATCAGTCGAACTGAGCCTGATGCAGACGTCACTGAGCGGCTGGCTGATCTTGGCTACATGGAGTGA
- a CDS encoding ParA family protein has protein sequence MSAATPPRAVSVVILKGGVGKSTTSMNLARQLAERGRVLFADLDPNGHATNGLGFTEAYQATVNLGDVILEGDATPHDLIQPTDHEFDLLPSSNTLEDVEKDLAGAMQGSARVKSKIVDPLLGEEYDYVVFDCPAYPGMLNNNALVATGNVMIPLEPGSSAIGGYKRTMERLIEPAREYIDVDVLAVVPNKLSDRIDQQTEDRELLENLNTATYEVNPGQPLQEAVPPFARITSEEFEAIDAGEMTTPKPGIRHRSALSRSLQHNQPLQDYDPESDQIEYYEELAEIVAGGGIDR, from the coding sequence ATGTCAGCAGCAACTCCCCCACGCGCTGTGAGCGTGGTCATCCTGAAAGGCGGTGTCGGTAAATCAACGACCTCGATGAATCTTGCGCGTCAGCTCGCTGAACGCGGGCGGGTCCTGTTTGCAGACCTTGACCCAAATGGGCACGCAACGAACGGCTTGGGGTTCACCGAGGCTTACCAGGCGACGGTCAATCTTGGAGACGTAATTCTTGAGGGTGATGCCACACCACACGATTTGATTCAACCAACTGATCACGAGTTCGACCTCCTCCCATCATCGAATACACTCGAGGATGTCGAAAAGGATCTCGCGGGTGCAATGCAGGGGTCGGCACGAGTCAAGTCGAAGATTGTCGACCCATTGCTTGGTGAGGAATACGATTACGTCGTCTTTGATTGTCCAGCCTATCCGGGAATGTTAAACAACAACGCACTCGTCGCAACGGGGAACGTGATGATTCCGCTCGAGCCTGGTTCGAGTGCAATCGGTGGGTACAAGCGAACGATGGAGCGACTGATCGAACCAGCGCGTGAGTATATCGACGTCGACGTCCTTGCGGTTGTTCCAAACAAACTCTCGGATCGGATCGATCAACAGACCGAAGACCGTGAACTTCTCGAGAATCTCAACACGGCGACCTATGAGGTTAATCCTGGTCAGCCGCTTCAAGAGGCAGTCCCACCGTTTGCTCGGATCACGAGCGAAGAATTTGAGGCGATCGACGCTGGTGAAATGACGACACCGAAGCCAGGAATTCGGCATCGATCGGCACTGTCGCGGTCGCTTCAACACAACCAGCCGCTACAGGACTACGATCCCGAAAGTGACCAAATCGAGTATTACGAGGAACTCGCTGAAATCGTTGCGGGCGGAGGGATCGATCGATGA
- a CDS encoding polysaccharide deacetylase family protein, with the protein MDQQSTRRRLIEATGVGMLGLTAGCVSRWTERDENGDSSEESESRESAADGGTDTETSTDDAASEDERDEDENTDDVPSIDGGAVVFVYDDGPIEDYEQAFPVHQEFDAPATAGIVSEWIGREDYNGTDWMAVDHLEKLADAGWEIASHTTAHTALGAFDLVEDVESNETRIYPEQRNHGFHHGYEIEITDGNESVRRTVVDSDTDEIGGYLEFDEPVGVAFDASETVEQYPDDVMHEFLEESKQDLEEYGFDVDTLLAPYDIVDERTVEIAREYYDGISNVHPGSMHNDPEAFDPFGTNRDYFIEFTTREEVQAELDQVAEQEALSILGAHTFKDEVTEERIRETLEWVDERDLDVVTFREAIAATEALDLELVHTRTPRFR; encoded by the coding sequence ATGGATCAGCAATCGACGCGTCGGCGACTCATCGAGGCGACCGGTGTCGGTATGCTCGGACTGACGGCCGGCTGTGTCAGTCGCTGGACTGAACGCGACGAAAACGGCGACTCGAGCGAGGAGTCGGAGTCTCGAGAGAGTGCCGCGGACGGCGGCACTGATACTGAGACAAGCACAGACGACGCCGCAAGCGAAGATGAGAGGGACGAAGACGAGAATACAGACGACGTCCCGAGCATTGATGGCGGGGCTGTCGTGTTCGTCTACGACGATGGGCCAATCGAAGACTACGAGCAGGCGTTTCCGGTCCATCAGGAGTTCGACGCCCCCGCAACTGCCGGCATCGTCTCGGAGTGGATCGGCCGCGAAGACTACAACGGCACCGACTGGATGGCCGTCGACCACCTGGAGAAACTCGCCGATGCAGGCTGGGAAATCGCGTCACACACGACCGCCCACACCGCACTCGGTGCGTTCGACCTCGTCGAAGACGTCGAGTCGAACGAGACGCGAATCTATCCCGAACAGCGAAATCACGGCTTTCACCACGGCTACGAAATTGAAATCACGGACGGCAACGAGAGCGTGCGTCGGACTGTTGTCGACTCCGACACCGACGAGATCGGTGGTTACCTCGAGTTCGACGAGCCGGTTGGGGTAGCGTTCGACGCTAGCGAGACAGTCGAACAATATCCGGATGACGTCATGCACGAGTTCCTCGAGGAGTCGAAACAGGACCTCGAGGAGTACGGCTTCGACGTCGACACGCTATTGGCACCGTACGATATCGTCGACGAACGAACAGTCGAGATCGCTCGAGAGTACTACGACGGTATTTCGAACGTCCACCCGGGGTCGATGCACAACGATCCCGAAGCGTTCGATCCGTTCGGAACAAACCGTGACTATTTCATCGAGTTCACGACCCGTGAGGAAGTACAAGCAGAACTCGATCAGGTCGCCGAGCAAGAGGCCCTCAGCATACTTGGCGCCCACACGTTCAAAGACGAAGTGACCGAAGAGCGAATCCGTGAAACCCTCGAGTGGGTCGACGAACGCGATCTCGATGTAGTGACGTTCCGTGAAGCGATTGCAGCAACCGAGGCACTCGATCTCGAGTTAGTTCACACGCGCACACCACGTTTCCGGTGA